One segment of Ipomoea triloba cultivar NCNSP0323 chromosome 12, ASM357664v1 DNA contains the following:
- the LOC115999419 gene encoding uncharacterized protein LOC115999419 — MDRSWMYKKRNTLEYVNGVLDFVQIAEEYASKIGENYIVCPCCDCRNLKKFRGIDEIKSHLIRRGFKEGYDQWIWHGENVPFSIDDVELDVEKDQSKEDNVRNDEDNERLDELMRDMQGDLNELPQEFETFFENSGKPLFSGCSKFTKLSSMLKLYNLKEKNMWSDKSFTELLKLLKDMLPDDNELPCSTYECGASRYERKGYNDACEKKKGAPAKVLWYLPVIPRFKRLFANSNDANNLQWHAIGRKEDGKLRHLVDSPQWKNINMKFPEFGSENRNLRLELCTDGMNPHGNMSSRHSTWPVLLTVYNLPPWLCMKRKYIMLSLLISGPKQPGNDIDVYLTPLIEDLKILWNEGVAVFDAHSQTNFTLRAMLFCIINDFPAYGNLSGYT, encoded by the exons ATGGATCGGAGTTGGATGTATAAGAAACGTAATACACTTGAATATGTCAATGGGGTTCTAGACTTTGTACAAATTGCCGAGGAATATGCAAGTAAAATTGGTGAAAATTATATAGTGTGTCCTTGTTGTGATTGTAGAAATCTAAAAAAGTTTCGTGGGATTGATGAAATTAAGAGTCATTTGATACGTCGTGGTTTTAAGGAAGGATATGACCAgtggatatggcatggtgaaaaTGTACCTTTTAGTATAGATGATGTCGAATTAGATGTAGAGAAAGATCAAAGTAAAGAAGATAATGTTAGAAATGATGAAGACAATGAACGACTAGATGAATTGATGCGTGATATGCAAGGAGATTTGAATGAACTACCTCAAGAGTTTgaaactttttttgaaaattctggAAAGCCATTGTTTTCTGGATGTAGTAAATTTACAAAGTTATCATCAATGCTTAAATTGTATAacttaaaagaaaagaatatgTGGAGTGATAAGAGTTTCACGGAGCTATTGAAACTTTTAAAGGACATGCTTCCTGATGATAACGAACTTCCTTGTTCAACTTATGAG TGTGGAGCATCGCGTTATGAACGGAAAGGATACAATGATGCAtgtgagaagaagaaaggtgCTCCTGCGAAGGTGTTGTGGTATCTACCGGTGATTCCAAGGTTCAAGCGTTTGTTTGCAAATTCAAATGATGCAAACAATTTGCAATGGCATGCTATTGGTAGAAAAGAAGATGGAAAGTTGAGACATCTCGTCGATTCTCCTCAATGGAAGAACATTAATATGAAGTTTCCTGAATTCGGTTCCGAAAACCGAAATCTTAGGCTTGAATTATGCACGGATGGAATGAATCCTCATGGTAACATGAGCAGTCGCCATAGCACTTGGCCAGTTCTTTTAACAGtttacaatcttcctccttGGTTATGCATGAAGCGTAAGTACATCATGTTATCTTTGTTAATATCTGGGCCTAAACAACCAGGAAACGACATAGATGTGTACTTGACGCCGCTTATTGAAGATTTAAAGATACTGTGGAATGAAGGTGTGGCGGTGTTTGATGCTCATAGCCAAACCAACTTCACCTTGCGAGCCATGCTGTTCTGCATAATCAATGACTTCCCAGCATATGGTAACTTGTCAGGATATActtga